One Coffea arabica cultivar ET-39 chromosome 5c, Coffea Arabica ET-39 HiFi, whole genome shotgun sequence DNA window includes the following coding sequences:
- the LOC113691101 gene encoding probable WRKY transcription factor 69, translating to MVQKNPLDHDQQEDSTSTPENVADDSAFSGDEAYEVTAPSPKKRKGAQKKVITVPIGEGDGSRSKGEVYPPPDSWSWRKYGQKPIKGSPYPRGYYRCSSSKGCPARKQVERSCLDPTKLLVTYSCEHNHPIPTTTSAVAAAATPSATTTSTSTSTSSAATDSAPVKSAAEDEYGVFANRPGLESDDNSGSSFNELAGELGWFSNVGSTMMDSPSLVGPAWVDADVALMLPIGEEDQLLFGDLGELPECSVVFRRRGLEGTTCCAGSG from the exons ATGGTTCAGAAGAATCCATTAGATCATGATCAGCAAGAGGATTCCACAAGCACCCCAGAGAATGTTGCTGATGACTCTGCCTTCTCTGGTGACGAAGCATATGAAGTTACAGCACCATCACCTAAAAAAag GAAGGGCGCCCAGAAGAAGGTAATAACAGTGCCAATTGGAGAAGGGGATGGATCAAGAAGTAAAGGAGAGGTATACCCACCCCCTGATTCTTGGTCCTGGAGGAAGTATGGGCAGAAGCCAATTAAAGGGTCACCATATCCCAG GGGATATTATCGGTGCAGTAGCTCTAAAGGCTGTCCCGCAAGAAAACAAGTAGAGAGGAGCTGCCTCGACCCCACCAAGCTCCTCGTCACCTACTCTTGCGAGCACAACCACCCCATCCCCACCACCACTTCTGCCGTTGCTGCCGCCGCCACGCCGAGTGCAACCACgacctccacctccacctccacgTCATCCGCCGCCACCGACAGCGCTCCCGTGAAATCTGCCGCGGAGGACGAATATGGGGTCTTCGCCAACCGGCCGGGATTGGAATCCGACGACAACAGCGGCAGCAGCTTCAACGAGCTCGCCGGAGAATTGGGTTGGTTCTCCAATGTGGGGTCCACCATGATGGACAGCCCCAGCTTAGTGGGCCCCGCATGGGTGGATGCTGACGTGGCACTCATGCTGCCCATTGGGGAGGAGGACCAGCTGTTGTTTGGCGATCTTGGGGAGCTCCCGGAATGTTCGGTGGTTTTCCGGCGGCGGGGACTGGAGGGGACTACGTGCTGCGCGGGTTCAGGATAA